Proteins encoded in a region of the Triticum dicoccoides isolate Atlit2015 ecotype Zavitan chromosome 3A, WEW_v2.0, whole genome shotgun sequence genome:
- the LOC119273139 gene encoding uncharacterized protein LOC119273139: MDDDNIRAVLLVKQILGCIAFWVQLATYAILLLCSAAVIFHAGPFIAIGVSLWRLKQHDYGNSDGDSSTANMKPALDVLYIIVVVQGAIINYSLMLNALVPKKLVAVVAKIYGFEGPGVALVKKYMIETRKGCAKHPSFAKGRNLVTYAVDLMAHDKLPQDYLSGLKILRTILGPLDQMKSNKFKEQRMLIRQLILYAPSSHIFRRLLVLSNPRSYPYGTEKSAQREMTKHAASIVVHIADGASEEQIPQVIQCMSSLMGTFEESEHYPEEEDYLKRLWECLHVLFLFAADENNCILIIHTRGLLTKILTPLTSDHYHQNNHEDWGDVLVESLKLINRLTTVHGHGQTLLRDISTNQEAVEPMNRILGCAECDDKEQKALIIRIFTELHVQVQLPNRVNFIEMLADIYTYTAVGSTRIPGPARIAALEALAKLCSRDGSNARIILQVNGSAVYSFTGDLDAASNGYCRYHISVAEILQHACLHYTRDDECLGVLKGSMTYVMPKVLTKILTGQEGAASQNNCQHRIIQKQQIEKALLSLGVTVHEMFISADQDLAVHFDGAIGEFSLPVKLREMVQRNSDPTASCLIILKLISRMVISMMKCRGSRYPKPDLESLVDALWKACSRKMYFIDSSMDFASGDHAAKPHRILDSFVIEAMELVRNYRETEPYHYMSVYL; this comes from the exons ATGGATGATGACAATATAAGAGCTGTACTGTTGGTTAAGCAAATTTTAGGATGTATTGCATTCTGGGTCCAACTAGCGACGTACGCCATTCTATTATTATGCAGTGCTGCTGTTATCTTTCATGCGGGGCCGTTTATCGCTATCGGGGTTTCCCTGTGGCGTTTAAAACAGCATGATTACGGTAACTCTGATGGAGATTCTAGCACAGCAAACATGAAGCCGGCCCTTGATGTCTTGTACATCATTGTTGTGGTCCAAGGTGCAATCATTAACTACAGTCTAATGCTCAATGCTCTTGTGCCGAAAAAGCTAGTGGCCGTAGTGGCCAAAATATACGGCTTCGAAGGTCCAGGTGTCGCATTAGTTAAGAAATACATGATAGAAACAAGGAAGGGATGCGCGAAGCACCCGTCGTTCGCCAAAGGAAGGAACCTGGTGACATATGCTGTGGACCTGATGGCGCATGATAAGTTGCCTCAAGACTACCTCTCCGGGTTGAAGATCCTGAGAACAATCCTCGGACCACTGGACCAGATGAAATCGAATAAGTTTAAGGAGCAGCGCATGCTAATAAGACAGCTGATCTTGTACGCACCATCCAGCCACATCTTCCGCCGCCTGTTGGTCCTATCAAATCCGAGAAGCTACCCATATGGCACAGAAAAGAGTGCGCAAAGAGAGATGACCAAGCACGCAGCGAGTATAGTGGTGCACATAGCAGACGGGGCCAGTGAGGAGCAGATTCCCCAAGTGATCCAGTGCATGTCATCACTGATGGGCACATTCGAAGAAAGTGAGCATTATCCCGAGGAGGAGGACTACCTGAAGCGGTTGTGGGAATGTCTGCATGTTCTTTTTTTGTTCGCAGCCGACGAGAACAATTGTATACTCATCATCCACACTCGAGGTTTGCTCACCAAGATCCTGACGCCTCTAACCTCCGACCACTACCACCAAAATAATCATGAAGATTGGGGGGACGTACTAGtggaatcactgaaactgattAACCGGCTCACGACTGTTCATGGTCATGGACAAACCCTGCTTCGGGATATCTCAACCAACCAGGAAGCAGTCGAGCCAATGAACAGGATTCTCGGGTGTGCCGAATGTGATGATAAAGAACAGAAGGCATTGATCATAAGGATTTTCACCGAACTACACGTGCAGGTGCAGCTCCCAAACAGAGTAAATTTCATCGAGATGCTAGCAGACATCTACACTTACACTGCCGTCGGCTCCACCAGAATACCTGGGCCAGCCAGAATAGCGGCACTTGAAGCACTGGCGAAGCTATGTTCCCGAGATGGAAGCAATGCCAGGATTATTTTACAAGTAAATGGTTCTGCAGTTTACTCTTTCACAGGGGATCTTGACGCTGCAAGTAATGGATATTGCAGATACCATATAAGTGTAGCGGAAATCCTACAGCATGCTTGTCTCCATTACACTAGGGATGATGAATGCCTCGGAGTACTCAAGGGATCCATGACTTACGTGATGCCAAAG GTGCTCACCAAAATACTTACAGGTCAAGAAGGCGCTGCTTCGCAAAATAATTGCCAGCACAGGATAATTCAAAAACAGCAAATAGAGAAAGCTCTATTATCCCTTGGCGTGACAGTACATGAGATGTTCATCAGTGCTGATCAGGATTTGGCTGTTCATTTTGATGGCGCAATTGGTGAATTTAGCCTCCCGGTGAAGCTCAGGGAGATGGTACAAAGAAACAGTGACCCCACGGCAAGTTGCCTTATTATACTTAAGCTTATCAGCAGAATGGTCATATCGATGATGAAATGCAGAGGTAGCAGATACCCCAAGCCAGACTTGGAGAGCTTGGTGGATGCACTGTGGAAGGCTTGCAGCAGAAAGATGTATTTTATTGACAGCTCCATGGATTTCGCAAGCGGTGACCACGCAGCGAAGCCTCACAGGATTCTGGATTCATTTGTCATAGAAGCAATGGAGCTTGTTCGCAACTACAGGGAAACGGAACCATACCATT ATATGTCGGTGTACCTCTGA